The following proteins are co-located in the Fluviicola sp. genome:
- a CDS encoding hotdog fold thioesterase, with product MKKLKQVPLEQINLMGKNTMMDHLDMRCVELGDDYLVATMPVDHRTHQPMGLLHGGASAALIESIGSMGSALLIDLSKEAPVGIEINANHIGAIKSGSVKAIGKIVHAGSRTHIWQVDIFDESNDRLICTGRLTVMIVPKA from the coding sequence ATGAAAAAGTTGAAGCAAGTACCGCTGGAGCAAATTAACCTCATGGGAAAAAATACCATGATGGACCACCTGGACATGAGATGTGTTGAATTGGGGGATGATTACCTGGTTGCAACCATGCCCGTTGATCACCGCACGCACCAACCGATGGGATTGTTGCATGGCGGAGCAAGTGCTGCATTAATCGAATCGATTGGTTCCATGGGATCTGCCTTGCTGATCGATTTATCGAAAGAAGCTCCGGTTGGGATCGAGATCAACGCCAATCACATCGGGGCGATTAAAAGCGGTTCGGTGAAAGCCATCGGGAAGATCGTACACGCAGGTTCGCGCACCCACATTTGGCAGGTAGATATTTTTGACGAATCCAATGACCGCTTGATTTGTACAGGCCGGTTAACCGTAATGATAGTTCCGAAAGCGTGA
- a CDS encoding chorismate-binding protein → MKDLLIYRLPKASPVIKRGAFSELKAGEKPLGFVVSDFLRERIFHFSEAAEFDPEFDFHYNGKFPTVISRRDYQIEAQAFLNSFPLLGVEKGVFSRVKQTPFPGEKAFDLFHILENTYPNAFCYLISSSEFGTWIGATPELLMNQEGMVCKTVALAGTHGENEEHEWTPKELEEHAFVVDAIKETLERNECVEIEAEGPYVVQAGPVQHLKTDFHALLTKPNAWSIALDLHPTPAVCGTPRRNAMEAIASREMHNRELYTGFIGLFEEGNTNLFVNLRCAQLFADKAFLYVGGGFTVDSIPDLEWEETEHKAETLMRAMKKVY, encoded by the coding sequence GTGAAAGATTTATTGATTTACAGATTGCCTAAAGCTTCGCCTGTTATAAAAAGAGGTGCTTTTTCCGAATTGAAAGCAGGAGAAAAACCGCTTGGATTTGTTGTTTCCGATTTTTTGCGCGAACGGATTTTTCATTTCAGTGAAGCTGCGGAATTTGATCCGGAATTTGACTTTCATTACAATGGGAAATTCCCGACAGTTATTTCACGCAGGGATTACCAGATCGAAGCACAGGCTTTTTTGAATTCCTTTCCTTTATTGGGGGTCGAAAAGGGCGTTTTTTCGCGTGTGAAACAGACTCCTTTCCCGGGTGAAAAAGCATTTGACCTGTTCCACATCCTGGAAAATACCTATCCCAATGCCTTCTGCTACCTGATTTCTTCATCGGAATTTGGTACCTGGATAGGAGCTACACCGGAATTGCTGATGAACCAGGAGGGAATGGTTTGTAAAACCGTTGCATTGGCGGGAACTCACGGCGAAAACGAAGAGCACGAATGGACGCCGAAAGAATTGGAAGAACATGCTTTTGTAGTAGATGCCATCAAGGAAACACTGGAACGCAACGAATGTGTGGAAATTGAAGCTGAAGGGCCGTATGTGGTTCAGGCCGGGCCTGTTCAGCACTTGAAAACAGATTTTCACGCACTCCTGACGAAACCCAATGCGTGGTCCATTGCTTTGGATTTGCATCCGACTCCTGCAGTTTGCGGAACTCCGCGCAGAAATGCCATGGAAGCCATCGCAAGCCGTGAAATGCACAACCGCGAATTGTATACGGGGTTTATCGGCTTATTTGAAGAAGGAAATACGAATTTGTTTGTAAACCTGCGTTGCGCGCAGTTATTTGCAGATAAAGCATTTTTATACGTAGGTGGAGGTTTTACGGTGGATTCGATTCCGGACCTGGAATGGGAAGAAACGGAACACAAAGCCGAAACCCTGATGCGGGCAATGAAGAAAGTTTATTAA
- the menD gene encoding 2-succinyl-5-enolpyruvyl-6-hydroxy-3-cyclohexene-1-carboxylic-acid synthase, whose protein sequence is MISSAKLEVQLIVDGCKKVGVTHVVISPGSRNAPLSIAFDEDPHFHVFVVPDERVAAFYAHGMAQKLKKPVVITCTSGSAPLNYYPAIAEAFYQETPLIVISADRPVEWVDQGDGQTIRQERVFDQMVLKSAQLNEIHSDNQRWHFERKLSEVLQAANGARKGPVHLNVPFSEPLYETTSDIHVLKNWVELAETQSSLTKNSKNKLETLWNGSEKRLIIVGQMERDTDLQEVLEKLALDGSTAVLTEHTSNVFSPYFVSNIDRTLNIIPESEVKSFHPDCIVTIGGAIISKKIKVFLRQSKAPVIRFGEDFPFMDTYQHLRFTAPVTALHGLEFLLELVQNNPHKSRFGFAWKKIDQFGSDDQKQICAAQPWSDLKAMEFVMDVIPDYCNLHISNSSLIRYALLFDPIKTVNYWCNRGTSGIDGSSSTAVGSAIVSPNEPHVLVTGDLSFFYDSNAWWSKYLPANLRIILVNNGGGDIFNIIPGPKSTNQWKKIFVAEQELSAKDIAKTYDLEYFHATSQIDLDRQLEPFFAASANGKPKLLEINTMKEANSEILEAYFKAFKKRV, encoded by the coding sequence ATGATTTCAAGTGCAAAATTGGAAGTGCAACTCATCGTTGATGGTTGTAAAAAAGTAGGTGTAACGCATGTGGTTATTTCCCCCGGATCCCGGAATGCTCCGTTGAGTATTGCTTTTGATGAAGATCCTCACTTCCATGTTTTTGTAGTGCCGGATGAACGTGTGGCGGCATTTTATGCACACGGAATGGCCCAAAAGCTGAAGAAACCGGTCGTTATCACCTGTACTTCAGGTTCTGCACCCTTGAATTATTACCCGGCTATTGCCGAAGCATTTTACCAGGAAACTCCTTTGATCGTTATTTCTGCCGACAGGCCTGTTGAGTGGGTCGACCAGGGAGACGGGCAAACCATTCGCCAGGAACGTGTATTCGATCAAATGGTCTTGAAAAGTGCGCAATTGAATGAAATCCATTCGGACAATCAGCGCTGGCATTTTGAACGCAAGCTTTCGGAAGTGTTGCAAGCTGCAAACGGCGCGAGAAAAGGCCCGGTGCATCTGAATGTTCCTTTTTCCGAACCGCTCTACGAAACAACGAGTGATATTCACGTGCTGAAGAATTGGGTAGAACTTGCCGAAACGCAGTCTTCTCTGACAAAAAACAGCAAAAACAAACTGGAAACGCTCTGGAACGGTTCTGAAAAGCGACTGATCATTGTAGGGCAAATGGAGAGAGATACGGATTTGCAGGAAGTTCTTGAAAAATTAGCTTTGGACGGATCAACAGCAGTCCTGACAGAACATACTTCGAATGTATTCAGTCCGTATTTTGTTTCAAATATCGACAGAACGCTGAATATTATCCCGGAATCGGAAGTGAAATCCTTTCACCCGGATTGCATTGTTACCATCGGCGGAGCAATTATTTCAAAGAAGATCAAAGTGTTTTTGCGTCAATCCAAAGCGCCGGTTATTCGTTTCGGGGAAGATTTTCCGTTCATGGATACCTATCAGCATTTGCGCTTTACGGCTCCTGTTACTGCTCTGCATGGTTTGGAATTTCTCCTGGAATTGGTTCAAAACAATCCGCATAAATCGCGTTTCGGGTTTGCCTGGAAGAAAATCGACCAGTTTGGTTCTGATGATCAGAAGCAGATTTGTGCCGCGCAGCCCTGGAGTGATCTGAAAGCGATGGAATTTGTCATGGATGTGATCCCGGATTACTGCAACCTGCATATTTCAAACAGTTCACTCATTCGCTATGCCTTGTTATTCGATCCGATCAAAACGGTAAATTACTGGTGTAATCGCGGAACAAGCGGAATCGACGGAAGCAGTTCAACGGCGGTCGGTTCGGCAATCGTCTCCCCGAATGAGCCACATGTCCTGGTAACAGGCGATCTTTCCTTCTTTTACGATTCCAATGCCTGGTGGAGCAAATACCTTCCTGCCAACCTGCGGATTATTTTGGTAAATAACGGGGGCGGAGATATTTTCAACATCATTCCCGGACCGAAGTCAACCAATCAGTGGAAAAAGATTTTTGTTGCCGAACAGGAACTATCTGCAAAGGACATTGCAAAAACATACGACCTGGAATATTTCCACGCAACATCACAAATTGATCTGGACCGGCAATTGGAACCGTTTTTCGCTGCAAGTGCCAATGGAAAACCAAAGCTTTTGGAGATTAATACCATGAAGGAAGCGAATAGTGAAATCCTGGAAGCGTATTTTAAAGCGTTTAAGAAAAGAGTATAA
- a CDS encoding TerC family protein, whose amino-acid sequence MDFHILTTGIGIFYLVVLTLLEIVLGIDNIIFISIITDSLVKQDQRKARLLGLSLALIIRLLMLSIVSYIMTLDKTPLFTVFDIKFTAHSLVLLIGGLFLIYKSVGEMHSSVKGTHDEIKKKKKVRLGAVVLQIVAIDFIFSFDSVISAIGMTNDIRHETHGNPFIIIVLAVIISMIIMLIFAKPIADFINARPTIKMIALGFLVTIGVLLIAESFGQHIPKGYIYFAMVYALLVEFLNIRMRRNNKEQE is encoded by the coding sequence GTGGATTTTCATATATTGACTACCGGCATCGGAATTTTTTACCTCGTTGTATTAACCCTGTTAGAGATTGTTCTGGGGATTGATAACATTATTTTTATCTCCATCATTACCGATTCTCTGGTAAAACAGGATCAGCGTAAAGCACGGCTGTTAGGTTTGAGCCTTGCATTGATCATTCGATTGTTGATGCTGAGTATTGTTTCGTACATCATGACACTGGATAAAACGCCTTTGTTTACGGTTTTCGATATCAAGTTCACAGCCCATTCACTGGTGTTATTGATCGGGGGATTGTTCCTGATCTATAAATCAGTCGGGGAAATGCACTCCAGTGTGAAAGGAACACACGATGAAATCAAGAAAAAGAAGAAAGTGCGTTTAGGCGCTGTGGTTTTGCAAATCGTTGCAATCGACTTTATTTTCAGTTTCGACTCTGTGATCTCTGCGATTGGTATGACCAACGATATTCGCCATGAAACACACGGAAACCCGTTCATCATTATTGTTTTGGCCGTTATTATTTCGATGATCATCATGCTGATCTTCGCAAAACCGATTGCAGACTTTATCAATGCGCGACCAACGATCAAAATGATCGCGCTGGGCTTCCTGGTAACGATCGGAGTATTGTTGATTGCAGAATCATTCGGTCAGCACATCCCGAAAGGATACATTTATTTCGCGATGGTCTACGCCTTGCTGGTGGAGTTCCTCAACATCCGTATGCGCAGAAACAATAAGGAACAGGAATAG
- a CDS encoding DUF493 family protein, producing the protein MSEGTFDKLKEQLSMEEWPNVYFFKFIVPNTPHSLAQTTALFDETAQIQFHESSNGKFVSVSVKEMMLDVDSIIAIYEKAQVIPGIISL; encoded by the coding sequence ATGAGCGAAGGAACTTTTGATAAGTTAAAAGAACAATTAAGCATGGAGGAATGGCCCAATGTCTATTTCTTTAAATTCATTGTACCGAATACTCCGCATTCTTTGGCTCAAACAACCGCTTTATTTGATGAAACGGCACAAATCCAGTTCCACGAGTCAAGCAATGGCAAATTCGTCAGTGTAAGTGTGAAAGAAATGATGCTGGACGTGGATTCGATCATTGCGATTTATGAAAAAGCTCAGGTAATCCCGGGAATAATTTCCTTGTAA
- the trxA gene encoding thioredoxin produces the protein MALEITDANFEELVLKSDKPVMVDFWAEWCGPCRLIGPIVEEMANEYDGKAVIGKVNVDLNPGVSAQFGIRNIPTIIFVKGGEIADKSVGAVPKGQLTAKLDALI, from the coding sequence ATGGCATTAGAAATCACAGATGCAAACTTTGAAGAGCTTGTATTGAAATCAGACAAACCGGTTATGGTAGACTTTTGGGCAGAATGGTGTGGTCCATGTAGACTAATAGGTCCAATCGTTGAAGAAATGGCAAACGAATACGACGGTAAAGCAGTTATCGGTAAGGTAAATGTTGACTTGAATCCGGGAGTTTCTGCTCAGTTTGGAATTCGTAACATCCCTACGATCATTTTCGTAAAAGGTGGTGAAATTGCTGACAAATCAGTTGGTGCTGTTCCGAAAGGACAGTTGACTGCTAAGTTAGATGCATTGATTTAA
- the lpxD gene encoding UDP-3-O-(3-hydroxymyristoyl)glucosamine N-acyltransferase — protein sequence MEFSALQIATILNGEVVGNSDVTVAGLAKIEEGQKGTLSFLSNPKYEEYIYTTQSSICIVNKTFTPSKPLPETLTLVKVDDAYACFAKLLEVYNQMRQKQPKIETPSFISETAKVGEGLYLGAFAYIGENAVIGNNVKIYPQAYIGDGVVIGDDCTIHAGVKIYADTKIGNRCVLHAGVVIGSDGFGFAPDEKGVFSKVPQIGNVILEDDVEIGSNATIDCATMGSTVIRQGVKIDNLVHLAHNVEVGHHSAIAAQAGVAGSAKIGKHVMIGGQAGISGHLHVADGTKIVAQSGIPNTIKKAEVLMGSPAIPMDDYKKSFVGFRRLPIIIKKLSELEDKIKTLSKSAE from the coding sequence ATGGAATTTTCAGCGCTGCAAATAGCTACTATACTGAACGGTGAAGTCGTTGGCAACTCGGATGTTACAGTTGCTGGCCTGGCTAAAATTGAAGAGGGACAGAAAGGCACACTTTCATTCCTTTCGAATCCGAAGTATGAAGAATATATTTATACAACGCAATCAAGTATTTGCATTGTCAATAAAACATTTACACCTTCCAAACCGCTTCCGGAAACATTGACGCTGGTAAAAGTAGACGATGCTTATGCGTGCTTTGCCAAGTTGCTGGAAGTTTACAACCAAATGCGCCAGAAACAGCCGAAGATCGAAACTCCTTCTTTTATTTCTGAAACCGCTAAAGTCGGGGAAGGCTTATACCTGGGAGCATTTGCCTACATCGGTGAAAATGCCGTGATCGGGAACAATGTGAAAATTTATCCGCAGGCATACATCGGAGACGGAGTAGTCATCGGAGACGATTGTACAATCCACGCCGGAGTGAAGATTTACGCCGATACGAAAATCGGGAACCGTTGTGTATTGCACGCCGGTGTTGTGATCGGTAGTGACGGTTTTGGTTTTGCACCGGACGAAAAAGGCGTATTCTCCAAAGTTCCCCAAATCGGGAATGTGATTTTGGAAGACGACGTGGAAATCGGTTCCAATGCAACAATCGACTGTGCAACGATGGGATCAACCGTTATCCGTCAGGGAGTAAAAATCGACAATTTGGTTCATTTGGCGCACAACGTAGAGGTTGGACATCATTCGGCAATTGCGGCTCAGGCAGGTGTTGCCGGTTCGGCAAAAATCGGGAAGCACGTCATGATCGGCGGACAAGCCGGTATCAGCGGGCATTTGCATGTAGCCGACGGGACAAAAATCGTAGCACAATCCGGAATTCCGAATACCATCAAAAAAGCGGAAGTATTGATGGGATCACCGGCCATTCCTATGGATGATTACAAGAAATCATTCGTCGGATTCAGAAGACTTCCGATCATTATCAAAAAACTATCTGAACTAGAAGATAAAATTAAAACACTTTCAAAATCTGCAGAATAA
- a CDS encoding bifunctional UDP-3-O-[3-hydroxymyristoyl] N-acetylglucosamine deacetylase/3-hydroxyacyl-ACP dehydratase yields MSEKQFTLKEKITFNGVGLHTGEAVVMEIHPAAENHGYKFQRLDVDGQPIIKADADLVVSTDRGTTLEANGAKVYTTEHVLAALYGMEVDNALITLTGPEIPIMDGSSLPFVKEIQRVGREEQNAERLYFELTENIKWEDAEKGIEFLVVPDKNYRVTVMVDYNSPALGTQHAHMYHLGEFEKDIAACRTFCFLGELEFLAKNNLIKGGSLDNAIVLVERNDVTEEELDRLAKLLGKDKLKVNYEGIGVLNSLKLQFENEPARHKLLDIVGDLALVGRFIKGHILAARPGHSGNTRFAKVLKEEIKKQEKGPRSFDLEREPLYNINDIERMLPHRYPFLLVDKVMEITEDKIVGVKNVTMNEPMFQGHFPGNPVFPGVLQIEATAQCGGIFALSKVEDPHLYSTYFMKIDNVKFKQKVIPGDTLVFELTLISPIRRGLVHMQGNAYVNGKHVMEAEMLAQVIKDKVEA; encoded by the coding sequence ATGTCGGAAAAACAGTTTACCCTTAAAGAAAAAATCACATTCAATGGTGTTGGTTTACATACCGGAGAAGCAGTAGTTATGGAAATTCATCCGGCTGCTGAAAACCACGGATACAAATTCCAGCGATTAGACGTAGACGGTCAACCGATCATTAAAGCAGACGCAGATTTAGTAGTTTCTACGGATCGCGGTACTACATTGGAGGCAAACGGAGCAAAAGTGTATACCACCGAGCACGTATTGGCGGCATTGTACGGAATGGAAGTTGACAACGCGCTGATTACACTGACAGGGCCGGAGATTCCGATTATGGACGGATCTTCTTTGCCGTTTGTAAAAGAAATCCAGCGAGTTGGAAGAGAAGAGCAAAATGCAGAACGCCTGTATTTCGAATTGACTGAAAACATCAAGTGGGAAGACGCCGAAAAAGGAATCGAGTTTTTGGTTGTTCCCGATAAAAATTACCGCGTTACGGTAATGGTGGATTACAATTCACCGGCTTTGGGCACGCAGCATGCTCACATGTATCATTTGGGTGAATTCGAGAAGGACATCGCGGCGTGCAGAACATTCTGTTTCTTGGGAGAATTGGAGTTCCTGGCTAAAAACAACCTGATCAAAGGAGGAAGTTTGGACAATGCCATCGTTTTGGTTGAAAGAAACGACGTGACGGAAGAAGAACTGGACCGTTTGGCGAAATTGCTCGGAAAAGATAAATTGAAAGTGAATTACGAAGGGATCGGGGTCCTGAACAGCCTGAAATTGCAGTTCGAGAACGAACCGGCTCGTCATAAATTATTGGATATCGTAGGTGACTTGGCTTTGGTAGGCCGTTTCATCAAAGGACATATTTTGGCAGCCCGTCCGGGACATTCCGGGAATACACGCTTTGCCAAAGTGTTGAAAGAAGAAATTAAAAAACAAGAAAAAGGGCCGCGTTCATTTGATCTGGAGCGCGAACCGCTTTACAATATCAACGATATCGAGCGCATGCTTCCTCACCGTTACCCGTTCTTACTGGTTGATAAGGTGATGGAGATCACAGAGGACAAAATCGTGGGTGTGAAGAACGTAACGATGAACGAACCGATGTTCCAGGGACATTTCCCGGGCAACCCGGTTTTTCCGGGAGTTCTTCAAATTGAAGCAACAGCGCAGTGCGGAGGAATTTTCGCTTTGAGTAAAGTAGAAGATCCGCATTTGTACTCCACGTATTTCATGAAAATTGATAACGTGAAGTTCAAGCAAAAAGTTATTCCGGGAGATACATTGGTATTCGAATTAACATTAATTTCACCTATCAGACGTGGGTTGGTACACATGCAGGGAAATGCATATGTAAACGGAAAACACGTCATGGAAGCAGAAATGCTTGCACAAGTCATTAAAGATAAAGTAGAAGCATGA
- the lpxA gene encoding acyl-ACP--UDP-N-acetylglucosamine O-acyltransferase gives MISPLAQVSPSAKLGEGVVVEAFSTIYDDVVIGAGTKIHPNVTIYPGARIGENCEIYPGAVIAVIPQDLKFDGEYTTVEIGDRTVIRECVTIHRGTKDMWKTTVGNDCLLMTYVHVAHDCQIGNNVIMASYSGLSGHCVVGDYAILEGRCGSQQFIHVGAHSFIAGGSLIRKNVPPYVKCAREPLTYAGINSVGLRRRGYTDEQVREIEDIYRIIFVQNSHVTKSLDIVKETIPDSPIRREILSFIEASDKGVIKGLI, from the coding sequence ATGATAAGTCCGTTAGCACAGGTTTCTCCGAGCGCGAAATTAGGAGAAGGGGTAGTTGTAGAAGCATTCAGTACAATTTACGATGATGTTGTCATCGGAGCAGGAACGAAAATCCATCCGAATGTAACCATTTATCCGGGTGCCAGAATCGGTGAAAATTGTGAGATTTATCCGGGTGCGGTGATTGCCGTAATTCCCCAGGATTTGAAATTTGACGGCGAATACACCACCGTGGAGATCGGTGACAGAACCGTGATTCGTGAGTGTGTAACCATTCACCGCGGAACGAAAGATATGTGGAAAACTACTGTAGGAAACGACTGTTTGCTGATGACTTACGTACACGTTGCCCACGACTGCCAGATCGGGAATAATGTGATTATGGCAAGTTATTCCGGTTTGTCCGGACACTGTGTAGTGGGAGATTATGCGATCCTGGAAGGACGTTGCGGATCCCAGCAGTTCATTCATGTCGGAGCGCATTCCTTTATTGCGGGCGGATCATTGATCCGTAAAAATGTTCCTCCTTACGTGAAATGTGCGCGTGAACCGCTTACTTATGCCGGTATTAACTCTGTGGGATTGAGAAGACGCGGATATACGGATGAGCAGGTTCGTGAGATCGAAGATATTTACAGAATCATTTTCGTTCAGAACAGCCACGTAACGAAATCATTGGATATCGTGAAAGAAACTATTCCGGATTCACCGATCAGAAGAGAAATTCTTTCCTTTATCGAAGCTTCCGATAAAGGAGTAATTAAAGGATTGATATAA
- a CDS encoding Rrf2 family transcriptional regulator, whose product MLSKKTKYALHALTYLAKKEANEPTLILEIAENSRIPRKFLESILLDLKKQGILNSKMGKGGGYFLRQTPAQIQISTIIRLFNGPIALLPCVSLNYYQRCDECTDEKTCGLNKVFIDVRNETLRILENKSIQDIVNQEL is encoded by the coding sequence ATGTTATCAAAGAAAACAAAATATGCTTTACATGCTTTGACCTACTTGGCAAAGAAGGAAGCTAATGAACCAACTTTGATCCTTGAAATAGCAGAGAACAGCCGTATTCCCCGGAAATTCCTGGAATCCATTCTTCTGGACCTGAAAAAACAGGGAATCCTGAATTCCAAAATGGGGAAGGGCGGAGGTTATTTCCTGCGGCAAACACCGGCACAGATCCAGATATCCACAATTATCCGGCTTTTCAACGGGCCGATTGCGCTGCTTCCGTGCGTGAGTTTGAATTATTATCAACGCTGCGATGAATGTACGGATGAAAAGACCTGTGGTTTGAATAAAGTGTTTATCGACGTCCGGAATGAAACACTTCGCATTTTAGAAAACAAATCAATTCAGGATATTGTCAATCAGGAATTGTAA
- the rlmD gene encoding 23S rRNA (uracil(1939)-C(5))-methyltransferase RlmD, whose amino-acid sequence MVHRNQIIEVKIDDFAFGGQGISRMKSEEGDFILFVENTFPGQFVRARVDKKRKRHAECKLLEVLERSLLEKALPFQEISGAPYLFVPIEVQQEYKKKSTLDVYRKIGRIPDPNSLFDTFISSPEAFFYRNKMEYSFSSIEHVPETGEEIDDAFALGFKRRGTWWKVENLNKPSGLFDEQWETILPEFRDLLKSFGLPAWHPPRKEGFFRHIVVRKSFDQDQLLLHIVTSSAGIKKFDKAQVVSFLKEKLGNRLAGVWHTINDNVADRAKIENGTSELLFGDSVVVEKMLGLSFEISMESFFQTNPKSAERLYTKAIDYVCDHAKDGGVIMDLFCGTGTIGQLVAQRVNAGEIIGVDIVEEAIEDAKRNAKRNKLEHLHFFAADVGKFLSLHPEYLNRIDTIVLDPPRAGIAPKTLQKVMALGASHLVYISCNPSTQARDTETLEQGGYKLTKLSLVDQFPHTSHIEAIAVYEKI is encoded by the coding sequence GTGGTACATAGAAATCAGATTATTGAAGTTAAGATCGACGATTTTGCATTCGGCGGTCAGGGAATTTCACGCATGAAATCGGAAGAAGGGGATTTTATCCTGTTTGTGGAAAATACCTTCCCCGGACAATTTGTAAGAGCACGTGTTGACAAGAAGAGAAAACGCCATGCCGAGTGCAAATTGCTGGAAGTACTGGAGCGTTCTCTTTTGGAAAAAGCATTGCCTTTCCAGGAGATTTCAGGTGCTCCTTACCTGTTTGTACCGATTGAGGTGCAGCAGGAATACAAGAAAAAATCTACACTGGATGTGTACCGCAAGATCGGCCGCATTCCGGACCCGAACAGTTTGTTCGACACCTTTATTTCCTCTCCGGAAGCATTCTTTTACCGCAATAAAATGGAATACAGTTTTTCCAGCATTGAACACGTGCCGGAAACAGGAGAAGAAATTGACGATGCTTTCGCTTTGGGTTTCAAACGAAGAGGAACCTGGTGGAAAGTAGAGAACCTGAATAAACCCAGCGGATTATTCGATGAGCAATGGGAAACCATTCTTCCGGAATTCCGCGATCTGCTGAAATCATTCGGGCTCCCGGCCTGGCATCCGCCAAGAAAAGAAGGTTTTTTCCGTCACATCGTGGTGCGTAAGTCATTCGACCAGGACCAGTTGTTGCTGCACATCGTAACCAGTTCGGCAGGAATCAAAAAGTTCGACAAAGCACAGGTTGTTTCCTTTTTGAAAGAAAAGCTAGGGAATCGCCTTGCCGGAGTCTGGCATACCATCAATGACAATGTTGCCGACCGTGCAAAAATTGAGAACGGGACCAGCGAACTGCTTTTCGGTGACTCGGTAGTTGTTGAAAAAATGCTGGGATTGTCTTTCGAGATCAGCATGGAAAGTTTCTTCCAGACCAATCCGAAAAGTGCCGAGCGACTATATACCAAAGCAATCGATTATGTTTGCGACCACGCGAAAGACGGAGGTGTAATCATGGATTTGTTTTGCGGAACAGGAACAATCGGACAGTTGGTGGCACAGCGCGTAAATGCCGGAGAGATTATCGGTGTAGACATCGTGGAGGAGGCCATTGAAGACGCCAAACGAAACGCTAAGCGCAATAAGCTGGAGCATTTACATTTCTTTGCGGCAGACGTAGGAAAATTCCTGTCGCTGCACCCGGAATACCTGAACCGCATTGATACGATCGTATTGGATCCGCCGAGAGCAGGTATCGCCCCGAAAACCTTGCAGAAAGTGATGGCTTTGGGAGCTTCTCATTTGGTTTATATTTCCTGCAATCCTTCCACACAGGCACGGGATACGGAAACGCTGGAGCAAGGAGGCTATAAACTCACGAAATTGTCGTTGGTAGACCAGTTCCCGCATACGAGCCACATTGAGGCTATTGCGGTTTATGAAAAGATATAA
- a CDS encoding DUF1295 domain-containing protein → MTQETFYYFCYAWIGVGIIAFLGLQFKDAPYGKFTNSKWGPLMSNRWGWVIMEGFVLVVLYSFILTGPKTLSAVDWTIVGLFTAHYINRSFIYPFRTRTKGKQIPVSIVGMAMFHNLANGFLIGYYLSHFSSYTLDWFTSWQFIVGGFLFVFGMFTNIYSDTILIGLRKNPADGYKIPYGGPFNYISAPNLGGELVEWIGFAILCWNMPAFCFAFFTFCNLFPRALANHKWYKQTFEDYPKDRKAVIPFIC, encoded by the coding sequence ATGACACAAGAAACATTTTACTACTTCTGCTATGCCTGGATCGGTGTAGGGATCATTGCATTTTTAGGACTTCAGTTCAAAGATGCTCCATACGGGAAATTCACCAATTCCAAATGGGGCCCGTTAATGTCGAACCGCTGGGGCTGGGTGATCATGGAAGGTTTTGTGCTGGTTGTTCTTTATTCGTTCATTCTCACCGGCCCGAAAACGCTTTCTGCCGTTGACTGGACGATCGTAGGGTTGTTTACAGCTCATTATATTAACAGAAGCTTTATTTATCCGTTCAGAACGCGCACAAAAGGCAAGCAGATTCCGGTAAGTATCGTCGGGATGGCTATGTTCCACAACCTGGCAAACGGTTTTCTGATCGGTTATTACCTGTCACATTTTTCTTCGTATACCTTGGATTGGTTCACTTCCTGGCAGTTCATAGTTGGAGGCTTCCTGTTTGTCTTCGGGATGTTCACAAACATTTATTCAGACACCATTCTGATCGGTTTAAGAAAGAATCCGGCAGACGGGTATAAAATCCCATATGGCGGACCGTTTAATTACATTTCAGCGCCGAACTTGGGCGGGGAACTGGTAGAATGGATCGGTTTCGCAATCCTGTGCTGGAATATGCCGGCATTTTGCTTCGCTTTCTTTACCTTCTGCAATTTATTCCCAAGAGCTCTTGCAAATCACAAATGGTATAAGCAAACATTTGAAGATTACCCGAAAGACCGAAAGGCGGTAATCCCGTTTATTTGTTGA